In Dolichospermum flos-aquae CCAP 1403/13F, the following proteins share a genomic window:
- a CDS encoding transglutaminase TgpA family protein: MFNSSRMNRFWRLPVGNQWQQTRGKSPTREVEDSIPLRVLVMALVILGIVATDIAGETQFSLWTVPLTMVGTGWSYYRRRSSNIPVQFCIAIGMLLALGAFFGRFIGNWNDTRLSLAELLIQLQVLHSFDTPRRKDLGYSIVIGLILVGVAATLSQTMTFAPVLLLFLGISLPTLVLDYRSRLGFKQSTSEKSAKKNNSSFNFKFLIVNFLLIVALGLGIFAILPRVPGYQIQSFPVSAPLKIPENFTGRSIINPGYVREGKGNGQGNDNYSGSGSGKAGEPGKINSNFYYGFNSEINQNLRGEMKPKVVMRVRSQAAGFWRVLAFDNYTGKGWKISRNDQVTTLRQSSWTSRISIDFAPLATLTKEVVQTYNLVTELPNLIPAMSYPKGLYFPTPMIAVDQEDGLRAPVQLSEGLTYTVVSDVPYRDRSLLGKASTKYPANIKNYYLQIPPKIADKVRKRTEEILASYDQQRVSRSPGTKSLDSAYEKALYLAQYVKQNYTLPTNPLDLPYLNEKDDLVETFLFKNKGGYPDHFSTVLTIMLRSIGIPARLVAGFAPGEFNPFTGMYVVRNTDAYAMTEVYFPKYGWFTFDPIPGHPLIPPSIEEDQTFSVLRQFWNWVAGWLPSPITAILNTVFGTIFSWLFPGIAWFLALFTKGWLGVLTGLIVGTIAAFLGWLGWGQWRKWLNIRWLKKLPPMERLYQQMLQWNANKGLGKHPSQTPLEYAQFSYQHHSPEIAEVIDEICHAYVSWRYGGHTPNWQQLQQRWQALKKVDKNRVS, translated from the coding sequence ATGTTTAATTCATCCAGGATGAATCGGTTTTGGCGTTTACCGGTAGGTAATCAGTGGCAACAAACTAGAGGAAAATCTCCAACAAGGGAAGTGGAAGATTCAATTCCTTTACGAGTGCTGGTGATGGCTTTGGTAATTTTGGGGATTGTGGCCACGGATATTGCTGGTGAAACTCAATTTAGTCTGTGGACAGTACCATTAACTATGGTAGGAACGGGGTGGAGTTACTACCGTCGCCGTAGTTCTAATATTCCTGTGCAGTTCTGTATTGCGATAGGAATGTTATTGGCTTTGGGGGCTTTTTTTGGGCGGTTTATTGGTAATTGGAATGATACTCGGCTAAGTTTGGCGGAGTTATTGATTCAATTGCAGGTATTACATAGTTTTGATACGCCCCGACGCAAAGATTTGGGCTATTCGATTGTGATTGGGTTGATATTGGTGGGTGTGGCGGCGACGTTGAGCCAAACTATGACGTTTGCACCTGTGTTACTATTATTTTTAGGAATATCTCTCCCCACTTTAGTGCTTGATTACCGTTCTCGTCTAGGGTTCAAGCAATCTACTTCGGAAAAATCTGCCAAAAAGAATAATTCTAGTTTCAATTTTAAATTTCTAATTGTAAATTTTTTGTTGATTGTGGCTTTAGGACTGGGGATTTTTGCAATTTTACCCAGAGTTCCTGGTTATCAGATTCAGTCTTTTCCTGTGAGTGCGCCCCTGAAAATTCCCGAAAATTTTACGGGGCGGAGTATTATTAACCCCGGTTATGTCCGTGAAGGCAAGGGTAATGGTCAAGGTAATGACAATTATAGTGGTAGTGGCTCAGGAAAAGCTGGTGAACCAGGAAAAATAAACAGTAATTTTTATTACGGTTTCAATAGCGAGATCAACCAAAACCTGCGGGGGGAAATGAAACCCAAGGTGGTGATGCGAGTGCGATCGCAAGCAGCAGGTTTTTGGCGCGTCCTGGCCTTTGACAATTATACGGGTAAGGGTTGGAAGATTTCCCGTAATGATCAAGTTACTACCCTCAGACAATCATCCTGGACTTCCCGCATTTCTATTGATTTTGCACCCTTGGCTACTCTCACTAAAGAGGTAGTGCAAACCTATAATTTGGTGACAGAGTTGCCTAATCTGATTCCAGCAATGTCCTATCCCAAAGGTTTGTACTTTCCCACACCAATGATAGCGGTTGATCAAGAAGATGGTTTACGTGCGCCAGTACAGTTATCAGAAGGGCTAACATATACCGTAGTTTCGGATGTTCCTTACCGCGATCGCTCTTTATTAGGTAAAGCATCAACTAAATATCCAGCCAATATTAAAAACTATTACCTGCAAATCCCGCCAAAAATTGCCGATAAAGTCCGCAAACGAACTGAAGAAATACTGGCTAGTTATGATCAACAAAGGGTTTCCCGTTCTCCAGGGACGAAAAGCCTAGATTCAGCTTATGAAAAAGCTCTTTACTTAGCCCAGTATGTTAAACAGAATTACACCCTACCGACAAATCCTTTAGATTTGCCTTATTTGAATGAAAAGGATGACTTGGTAGAAACCTTTTTATTCAAAAATAAAGGTGGTTATCCAGACCATTTTTCCACTGTATTAACGATTATGCTGCGTTCTATAGGTATTCCAGCGCGGTTAGTAGCGGGATTTGCCCCAGGAGAGTTTAATCCGTTTACAGGAATGTATGTTGTCCGCAATACTGATGCCTATGCCATGACGGAAGTTTATTTTCCTAAGTATGGCTGGTTTACCTTTGATCCAATTCCTGGACATCCTTTAATTCCCCCTTCGATAGAAGAAGATCAGACTTTTAGTGTGCTGCGGCAATTTTGGAATTGGGTAGCTGGTTGGCTACCTTCACCAATTACAGCTATTTTAAATACTGTATTTGGGACGATATTTAGCTGGTTATTCCCAGGAATAGCTTGGTTTTTGGCTTTATTTACCAAAGGTTGGTTGGGGGTATTAACTGGTTTAATTGTGGGGACAATCGCGGCTTTTTTAGGTTGGCTGGGTTGGGGACAATGGCGTAAGTGGCTAAATATCCGGTGGTTAAAGAAATTACCGCCAATGGAAAGACTTTACCAGCAAATGCTACAATGGAATGCTAACAAGGGTTTAGGTAAGCATCCCAGTCAAACACCTCTAGAATATGCCCAGTTTTCATACCAACACCATTCTCCAGAAATAGCGGAGGTGATAGATGAAATCTGTCATGCTTATGTGAGTTGGCGTTATGGTGGACATACTCCCAACTGGCAGCAGTTACAACAAAGATGGCAAGCATTGAAGAAAGTTGATAAAAATCGCGTTTCTTGA